The Streptomyces sp. DH-12 genome has a window encoding:
- a CDS encoding IS701 family transposase, giving the protein MKLGEVERLRGELAEFVADVFGSLPRRDQRRWGECYLRGLMLDGRRKSIQPMAERLPDGNMQALQQFVNQSPWDPLPVRQRIAERLSEVIGPEVWVVDDVSFPKCGTASVGVTRQYCGAVGKRANCQVAVSVHAATDTASCPLNWELYLPREWTDAPQRCRRAGVPDEVVHQEKWRLALGLLDTLDEWQLKAPVVVADAGYGVSTPFRLGLQQRGLSYVLALTGKEVAHPENAEPYQPAYSGLGPPTLPRYRTPPRAVSVLAAEAGVGRFAEVTWRQGSKGAMISRFAVLTVRPAGKQSLAAAQEAGGGRNRWDGVLPTQTLLVEWPDGQDAPTGYWMSNLPASTPVADLVRWAKMRWRIEHDYRELKHGLGLDHFEGRTWRGWHHHVTLVTAAQAFLTLRRLDPKAHTPA; this is encoded by the coding sequence GTGAAGCTGGGGGAGGTGGAACGGCTCCGGGGTGAGTTGGCGGAGTTCGTTGCCGATGTGTTCGGGTCGCTGCCGCGGCGGGATCAGCGGCGGTGGGGCGAGTGTTATCTGCGGGGCCTGATGCTCGACGGCCGGCGCAAGTCGATCCAGCCGATGGCCGAGCGGCTGCCGGACGGGAACATGCAGGCTCTGCAGCAGTTCGTGAACCAGTCGCCGTGGGATCCGCTGCCGGTCAGGCAGCGGATCGCCGAGCGGCTGTCCGAGGTGATCGGGCCCGAGGTGTGGGTGGTCGACGATGTGTCGTTCCCCAAGTGCGGCACCGCGTCGGTGGGGGTGACCCGGCAGTACTGCGGAGCGGTCGGCAAGCGGGCGAACTGCCAGGTCGCGGTCAGTGTCCATGCCGCCACCGACACCGCGTCGTGTCCGCTGAACTGGGAGTTGTATCTGCCACGCGAGTGGACGGATGCACCGCAGCGGTGCCGCAGGGCAGGAGTGCCCGACGAGGTGGTGCACCAGGAGAAGTGGCGCCTGGCGCTCGGCCTGCTCGACACGCTCGACGAGTGGCAGCTGAAGGCTCCGGTCGTGGTCGCCGATGCCGGCTACGGCGTCAGCACCCCGTTCCGGCTCGGTCTTCAACAGCGCGGGCTGTCCTATGTGCTCGCGCTGACCGGGAAGGAAGTCGCCCACCCGGAGAATGCCGAGCCGTACCAGCCCGCTTACAGCGGGCTCGGCCCGCCGACGCTGCCCCGCTACCGCACTCCACCACGAGCCGTCTCGGTCCTCGCGGCCGAAGCCGGTGTCGGCCGGTTCGCCGAGGTGACCTGGCGTCAGGGCAGCAAAGGCGCGATGATCTCCCGGTTCGCGGTCCTGACGGTGCGGCCCGCGGGTAAGCAGTCCCTGGCCGCGGCCCAGGAGGCGGGCGGCGGCCGCAACCGATGGGACGGCGTCCTGCCCACCCAGACCCTGCTGGTTGAGTGGCCGGACGGCCAGGACGCTCCGACCGGCTACTGGATGTCGAACCTGCCCGCTTCGACCCCGGTCGCCGACCTGGTGCGATGGGCGAAGATGCGCTGGCGGATCGAACACGACTACCGCGAACTCAAGCACGGCCTGGGCCTGGACCACTTCGAGGGCCGCACCTGGCGCGGCTGGCACCACCACGTCACCCTCGTCACCGCCGCCCAGGCATTCCTCACCCTCCGGCGGCTCGACCCAAAAGCCCACACACCGGCCTGA